The following proteins are co-located in the Rippkaea orientalis PCC 8801 genome:
- a CDS encoding GntR family transcriptional regulator, protein MLQFQIQSDSDIPASKQLFDQIRFAIASRQYPPGHRLPSTRQLATITGLHRNTINKIYQQLEESGLVESIAGSGIYVKITSNEGGNLLGSPLFSQYPEATQLIQKSLDELLWQGLTISQVKELFLAAIDWRLCSSAQVLVTVPTQDLGAGELILQELEKALAIPVQLVPIEELDQVLTETNSGTVVTSRYFFSQAESIASRYSIRVIPLDIYDYSKELAIIKKLPNDTRLGIVSLSPGILNVATILIHSLRGDDLLLILAQASDRRKLQGLVRSAQVIISDPASYPIVKQAIVAIREDLIRPPEIICSENYITEKSIHLLKLELGLGED, encoded by the coding sequence ATGCTTCAGTTCCAAATTCAATCGGATAGTGATATTCCCGCTTCTAAGCAACTGTTTGACCAAATTCGTTTTGCGATCGCTTCGCGCCAATATCCCCCCGGACATCGTTTGCCTAGTACAAGACAACTAGCAACAATCACCGGACTCCACCGCAACACTATCAATAAAATTTATCAACAATTAGAAGAATCAGGGTTAGTAGAATCCATCGCTGGATCGGGAATTTATGTCAAAATCACCAGTAATGAAGGAGGAAATCTCTTAGGATCGCCTTTATTTTCCCAATATCCTGAAGCCACCCAATTAATCCAAAAAAGTCTCGATGAATTACTCTGGCAAGGGTTAACCATCTCCCAAGTAAAAGAACTATTTTTAGCTGCGATTGATTGGCGATTATGTTCGAGTGCCCAAGTCTTAGTCACCGTCCCTACCCAAGATTTAGGTGCAGGAGAATTAATCCTGCAAGAATTGGAAAAAGCCTTAGCTATCCCTGTCCAATTAGTTCCCATCGAAGAATTAGACCAAGTTCTGACCGAAACAAACTCAGGAACCGTCGTTACCAGTCGTTACTTTTTCTCTCAGGCGGAATCGATCGCCTCTCGCTATTCTATTCGAGTTATTCCCCTCGATATCTACGATTATAGCAAAGAATTAGCAATTATTAAAAAATTACCCAATGATACCCGCTTAGGCATTGTCAGTCTCAGTCCAGGGATTCTCAATGTAGCGACGATTTTGATTCATAGCTTACGGGGCGATGATTTATTATTAATTTTAGCTCAAGCAAGCGATCGCCGGAAGCTTCAAGGGTTAGTGCGTTCGGCACAAGTAATTATTAGTGATCCCGCGAGTTATCCTATTGTTAAACAAGCAATTGTTGCCATTCGAGAGGATTTAATTCGTCCCCCTGAGATTATTTGTTCAGAAAATTACATCACAGAAAAATCGATCCATCTTCTTAAACTAGAATTAGGATTAGGGGAAGATTAG
- a CDS encoding glycine betaine ABC transporter substrate-binding protein: MNSFYDAQLLQEIIQRTVEHLILVSIAMGAAIAVGIPLGIIIAKQPKLADPILGVANAIQTIPSLAIFGFLITVPIIGGIGKIPAIVALILYALLPIIRNTYTGIKQVDKGVKEAAIALGMTNRQILLLIEIPLALGIILAGVRVSTVICVGITTIAAAIGAGGLGVFIFRGISMVNNQIILAGAIPSAIIALAADWGIGWLEKSLSQHKTNQQKSNKKSLIIFGILGLILFSLLGIFHQKIFLTNQASGIVIIGSKNFTEQVILGEVLAQSIEAKTNLKVDRKFNLGGTFICHQALQARKIDGYVEYTGTAFTAILEQKPINNPQTVYEKIKQVYHDQFNLEVMPSLGFENTYAILVRQKDAKQYQLKTISDASQYSPQWQAGFGHEFLSREDGYPGLAKTYNLNFATLPKTMELGLMYRALANQEIDLAAGNSTDGTIPILNLTILEDNKKYFPPYEAVPIFNQETFKDYPNLRSIIEQLAGKISAQEMQQLNYQVDGEKKSVNEVVHKFLIKKGLTS; this comes from the coding sequence ATGAACAGTTTTTATGATGCTCAATTATTGCAAGAGATTATTCAACGAACAGTTGAACATTTAATCTTAGTAAGTATTGCTATGGGGGCAGCGATCGCAGTGGGTATCCCTTTAGGCATTATTATTGCTAAACAGCCTAAATTAGCTGATCCTATTTTGGGAGTTGCAAATGCCATTCAAACGATTCCTAGTTTAGCCATTTTTGGCTTTTTAATTACCGTTCCCATCATTGGAGGAATTGGTAAAATTCCCGCGATTGTTGCCCTAATTCTCTATGCTTTATTGCCTATTATTCGTAATACTTATACAGGGATAAAGCAAGTGGATAAAGGAGTGAAAGAAGCAGCAATAGCCCTAGGAATGACAAACCGACAAATATTACTCTTAATTGAAATCCCCTTAGCGTTAGGTATTATTTTAGCCGGAGTTAGAGTTTCTACCGTCATTTGTGTGGGAATTACGACCATTGCTGCTGCTATTGGGGCAGGAGGGTTAGGGGTGTTTATTTTTCGGGGAATTTCCATGGTTAATAACCAAATTATCCTCGCTGGTGCTATTCCATCAGCTATCATTGCTTTAGCAGCAGATTGGGGAATTGGTTGGCTGGAAAAATCCCTAAGTCAGCACAAGACAAATCAACAAAAATCCAATAAAAAAAGCTTAATTATTTTTGGAATATTAGGATTGATTTTATTTAGTTTATTGGGAATTTTTCATCAAAAAATATTTTTAACAAATCAAGCCAGTGGTATCGTAATTATTGGCTCTAAAAATTTTACTGAGCAGGTGATTTTAGGAGAAGTATTAGCCCAAAGTATTGAAGCAAAAACGAATTTAAAAGTAGACAGAAAATTTAATTTAGGGGGAACTTTTATTTGTCATCAAGCATTACAAGCGAGAAAAATTGATGGATATGTAGAATATACAGGAACCGCTTTTACCGCAATTCTTGAACAGAAACCCATTAATAATCCTCAAACTGTTTATGAAAAAATTAAACAAGTGTATCATGATCAATTTAACCTAGAAGTCATGCCATCTCTAGGATTTGAAAATACCTATGCTATTCTCGTTCGTCAAAAAGATGCCAAACAATATCAACTAAAAACTATCTCAGATGCGTCTCAATATAGCCCCCAATGGCAAGCAGGATTTGGTCATGAATTTTTATCAAGAGAAGACGGTTATCCAGGGTTAGCCAAAACCTATAATTTAAACTTTGCGACACTTCCAAAAACCATGGAACTCGGTTTAATGTATCGCGCTTTAGCTAATCAAGAAATCGATTTAGCAGCAGGAAATTCTACTGATGGAACAATTCCTATTTTAAATTTAACGATTTTAGAAGATAATAAAAAGTATTTTCCTCCCTATGAAGCAGTCCCGATTTTTAATCAAGAAACTTTCAAAGACTATCCTAACTTAAGGTCTATTATTGAACAATTAGCGGGAAAAATTTCCGCCCAAGAAATGCAACAACTCAATTATCAAGTGGATGGGGAGAAAAAATCAGTTAATGAAGTAGTACACAAGTTTTTAATCAAGAAGGGGTTAACATCTTAA
- a CDS encoding META and DUF4377 domain-containing protein — MTKLSDKIWANLALTLFFSAVSTVDPHQKPSAMAADVKLTHPLNIAQNSTVNSLDGTQWQLVDWNESLTLGDKPITLAFDEKAISGSTGCNRYNAGYQMTEDTLILSPIASTRMACPEPLMNQESVFLKVLEGAKLYVINNQNQLQIAYKTKKGLGIMTFKPASQANQTKVETTVYVSPKMVPCTGVAPQQCLQIKENLDDQWTLLYQSIEGFNYEPGYLYELKVSKKKFLTLQQMEVLSIGH; from the coding sequence ATGACTAAACTATCTGATAAAATCTGGGCTAATTTGGCGTTAACCTTGTTTTTTAGTGCAGTATCAACCGTTGATCCCCATCAAAAACCATCTGCTATGGCTGCTGATGTTAAGCTAACTCACCCCTTAAATATCGCTCAAAATTCCACGGTAAACTCCTTAGACGGAACACAATGGCAGTTAGTAGACTGGAATGAATCCCTCACCCTAGGAGACAAACCCATTACCCTTGCTTTCGATGAAAAAGCCATCTCAGGGTCAACCGGATGTAACCGTTATAACGCTGGTTATCAAATGACTGAAGATACCTTAATTTTGAGTCCCATTGCCTCAACTCGGATGGCCTGTCCTGAACCCTTAATGAATCAAGAATCTGTCTTTTTAAAGGTCTTAGAAGGGGCAAAACTTTATGTGATTAACAATCAAAATCAATTACAAATTGCCTATAAAACAAAAAAAGGATTAGGAATAATGACCTTTAAACCAGCTTCTCAGGCGAACCAAACTAAAGTAGAAACCACGGTTTATGTGAGTCCAAAAATGGTTCCTTGTACTGGAGTTGCCCCGCAACAATGTTTACAAATTAAAGAGAATTTAGATGATCAATGGACTTTATTATACCAATCTATTGAAGGATTTAATTATGAACCGGGTTATCTTTATGAATTAAAAGTGAGTAAAAAAAAATTTCTAACCCTCCAGCAGATGGAAGTTCTATCCATTGGTCATTAA
- a CDS encoding LppP/LprE family lipoprotein, with product MIPNAPKIDAEPPSIDRCKDQLRQPMSPEDRSIRRAGWELFGSVQNYESTSVIMAMSGVDGMCRPLGYQGFIFVEGQLAGTISPKPMNSRTDAEIDRIFLTNANSLFVEFKRYSKTDPLCCPSGMNRVSFKIEPKEAKPLLIPLNVTTKN from the coding sequence ATGATTCCTAATGCCCCAAAAATTGATGCAGAACCGCCTAGTATTGATCGCTGTAAAGATCAACTTCGTCAACCGATGAGCCCAGAAGATAGAAGTATTAGAAGGGCAGGATGGGAATTATTTGGATCTGTTCAAAATTATGAATCAACTTCGGTAATTATGGCTATGAGTGGGGTAGATGGAATGTGTCGTCCTTTGGGGTATCAAGGGTTTATTTTTGTTGAGGGACAATTGGCAGGAACGATTTCTCCTAAACCGATGAACTCTCGAACGGATGCAGAGATTGATCGGATTTTTTTGACGAATGCTAACTCACTTTTTGTTGAGTTTAAACGCTATAGTAAAACAGATCCTTTGTGTTGTCCGTCTGGGATGAATCGAGTCTCTTTTAAGATTGAACCGAAAGAGGCAAAACCTCTTTTAATTCCTTTAAACGTAACAACTAAAAACTAA
- a CDS encoding glutathione S-transferase family protein: protein MLLLQFSTSHYCRKARLALGYKKIPYQVENLTPGLHILKLKPLTGLTTVPVLLPQKAGEPQAIADSTHIFSYLETYQKDPPLMLPNSPQQTQAWLLEDWLDESIGTATRFVYYHFRAGEGKSINPSFSSQLVINVVRRQYGITPATVQLASDRLKTAMDVLSSWQKQPYLVGDRLSVADLTAAALLSPLALIPHYRQTYPWLFERIVKIHEICGEKLPPGLNE, encoded by the coding sequence ATGTTACTCCTACAATTTAGTACATCCCATTATTGCCGTAAAGCCCGTCTAGCTTTAGGCTATAAAAAAATTCCCTATCAGGTAGAAAATTTAACGCCAGGGTTACATATTTTGAAATTAAAACCCCTAACCGGGTTAACAACGGTTCCCGTTTTATTACCCCAAAAAGCAGGAGAACCTCAAGCGATCGCAGACTCAACCCATATTTTTAGCTATCTGGAAACCTACCAAAAAGACCCGCCTTTAATGTTACCTAATTCCCCTCAACAAACCCAAGCTTGGTTATTAGAAGATTGGTTAGATGAAAGTATTGGAACGGCAACTCGTTTTGTTTACTATCATTTTCGCGCAGGGGAAGGAAAATCCATTAATCCTTCCTTTTCGAGTCAATTAGTGATTAATGTTGTCCGTCGTCAATATGGCATTACTCCGGCTACAGTTCAATTAGCCTCAGACCGTTTAAAAACGGCCATGGATGTGTTATCCTCTTGGCAGAAACAACCGTATTTAGTAGGCGATCGCTTGAGTGTGGCTGATCTAACGGCTGCTGCATTATTAAGTCCTTTAGCCTTAATTCCCCATTATCGTCAGACTTATCCTTGGCTATTTGAAAGAATTGTTAAGATTCATGAAATTTGTGGGGAAAAATTACCCCCAGGACTGAATGAATAA
- a CDS encoding DoxX family protein: MLDTQTNCTNKTSINLKTKDIVAAYTLLRIIVGVNYFNHGFTKIFDLPSFIDAMVNTMQKSGIPEFLVRINAGLVPPVELIVGALITIGFLTRSALIACFILMIILMYGITIIQNWEGASSQLIYNIVLFILLAGVNFNRVSVDAWLKNKRN; the protein is encoded by the coding sequence ATGCTTGATACTCAAACCAACTGCACCAATAAAACCTCTATCAACCTAAAAACCAAAGATATTGTGGCAGCTTACACACTGCTAAGGATTATCGTTGGTGTCAACTATTTTAATCACGGATTTACCAAAATCTTTGATCTTCCTAGTTTTATTGATGCCATGGTAAATACAATGCAAAAATCAGGAATCCCTGAATTTTTAGTGAGAATTAATGCGGGTTTAGTGCCTCCTGTAGAGTTAATTGTTGGGGCTTTAATTACCATTGGTTTCTTAACCAGAAGTGCACTAATCGCTTGTTTTATTTTGATGATTATCCTAATGTACGGAATCACAATTATCCAGAATTGGGAAGGGGCGAGTAGTCAACTTATTTATAACATCGTTCTTTTTATTCTGTTAGCAGGAGTGAATTTTAATCGAGTTTCTGTAGATGCTTGGTTGAAAAATAAACGCAATTAA
- a CDS encoding DUF1330 domain-containing protein: MSIEMLVALNISDEDLYQKYRDAMTPLLKTYGGVFHYDFKVSQVLKAEVNSPINRVFTISFTNEEAMNEFFSNEQYLAIKKQYFENSVTSTTIIATYER; encoded by the coding sequence ATGTCAATAGAAATGCTAGTGGCACTTAATATCTCTGATGAGGATTTGTATCAAAAATATCGTGATGCAATGACTCCTCTCTTAAAAACTTATGGGGGTGTTTTCCACTATGATTTCAAAGTTTCTCAAGTCCTCAAAGCTGAAGTAAACTCGCCTATTAATCGGGTTTTTACCATATCTTTTACCAATGAAGAGGCTATGAATGAGTTTTTCTCTAATGAACAATATTTAGCCATAAAAAAACAATATTTTGAAAATTCTGTTACTTCAACTACTATTATTGCTACCTATGAGCGTTAA
- the dnaG gene encoding DNA primase → MEIPRLHPDTIEEVKQRVDIYDVISDYVVLKKRGKDYLGLCPFHDEKTPSFSVSPTKQLYYCFGCNQGGNAIKFLMEVGKQSFSEVVFDLARRYQVPIKTLEPEERQELQRQLSLREQLYEILALTATFYQHALYQPQGENALNYLKEKRQLSEETIQQFQLGYAPAGWETLYRYLIEQKRYPIALAEEAGLISPRKNGSGYYDRFRDRVIIPILDIQGRVIGFGSRSLGDELPKYLNSPDTPLFNKGQILFALDQAKNAIRSLDKAIVVEGYFDAIALHSVGINNTVASLGTALSQTQLKQLLRYTESKQIIFNFDADEAGIKATQRAINEIESLVYSGQVQLRILNIPDGKDADEFLRSHPDAVENYHQLMENSPLWFDWQIQQLLIDKHLKKADHFEQIAQEMVKLLNRLEDSNKRTYYIRYCAEILSQGDTRSLSIYIKNLQNQLKKPKSLVSAIKNTTSIIKTSSSTEDKLLEKAEKLLLRIYLHCPDYRQEIFNQLEEKDLIFTLSHHRLLWQQILEIESDINQTPEQLISLVQERSLQLSQLTNQFNDIFHLSENSEKDTQDIDSNRIPLLIHSALIRMEIVKLEKYSYYCYQKHKSINPNIDLKSSEYYQQERLISKEKIMKLKPLLSFSELEIYSE, encoded by the coding sequence CTGGAAATTCCTCGCTTACATCCTGACACTATAGAAGAGGTTAAACAACGAGTTGATATCTATGATGTCATCTCAGATTATGTTGTCCTTAAAAAACGAGGGAAAGACTATCTAGGATTATGTCCCTTTCATGATGAAAAAACCCCTAGTTTTAGCGTCAGTCCAACAAAACAACTTTATTATTGTTTTGGGTGTAACCAGGGAGGAAATGCCATTAAATTCCTCATGGAAGTGGGAAAACAATCCTTTAGTGAAGTCGTTTTTGATCTAGCGCGACGCTATCAAGTTCCCATTAAAACCCTTGAACCGGAAGAACGTCAAGAATTACAACGTCAGCTATCGTTAAGAGAACAACTTTATGAAATTCTTGCCTTAACAGCAACATTTTACCAACACGCCCTTTATCAACCACAAGGAGAAAATGCCCTTAATTATTTGAAAGAAAAACGTCAATTAAGCGAAGAAACTATCCAGCAATTTCAGTTAGGATACGCCCCCGCAGGATGGGAAACACTTTATCGTTATTTGATTGAGCAAAAACGCTATCCTATTGCCCTTGCTGAAGAAGCGGGGTTAATTTCTCCCCGTAAAAACGGAAGTGGTTATTATGATCGGTTCCGCGATCGCGTGATCATTCCTATTCTTGATATTCAAGGACGAGTGATTGGGTTTGGGAGTCGAAGTTTGGGAGATGAATTACCAAAATATCTTAATTCTCCTGACACTCCTTTATTTAATAAAGGACAAATTTTATTTGCACTCGATCAGGCAAAAAATGCCATTCGTTCTTTAGATAAAGCGATAGTGGTAGAGGGATATTTTGATGCGATCGCCCTTCATTCTGTGGGAATTAATAATACCGTTGCTTCCTTGGGAACAGCGTTGAGTCAAACACAATTAAAACAATTATTAAGGTATACTGAGTCTAAGCAAATTATTTTTAATTTTGATGCAGATGAAGCCGGAATTAAAGCCACACAACGGGCAATTAATGAGATAGAATCTTTGGTTTATTCAGGACAAGTTCAATTACGCATTTTAAATATTCCTGATGGTAAAGATGCGGATGAATTTTTAAGATCTCATCCTGACGCGGTGGAAAATTACCATCAATTAATGGAAAATTCACCCCTTTGGTTTGACTGGCAAATTCAACAATTATTGATTGATAAACATCTTAAAAAAGCCGATCATTTTGAACAAATAGCGCAGGAAATGGTTAAGTTATTGAACCGTTTAGAAGATAGTAATAAACGGACTTACTACATTCGTTACTGCGCTGAAATACTGAGTCAAGGGGATACGCGATCGCTATCTATTTACATTAAAAATCTACAAAATCAACTTAAAAAACCAAAGTCATTGGTTTCAGCTATTAAAAACACTACTAGCATTATCAAAACTTCTTCAAGTACTGAAGATAAATTACTAGAAAAAGCAGAAAAGTTACTGTTAAGAATTTATCTACATTGTCCTGATTATCGTCAAGAAATTTTTAATCAACTTGAAGAAAAAGATCTTATTTTTACTTTATCCCATCACCGACTTTTATGGCAACAAATTTTAGAGATTGAATCAGACATCAATCAAACTCCTGAACAACTTATTTCATTAGTCCAAGAAAGAAGTTTACAGTTGTCTCAACTAACTAATCAATTTAATGACATCTTTCATTTGAGTGAAAATAGTGAAAAAGATACCCAAGATATCGATTCTAACCGGATTCCTTTACTTATTCATTCAGCTTTGATCCGCATGGAAATCGTTAAGTTAGAAAAATACAGTTATTACTGCTATCAAAAACATAAAAGTATCAACCCTAATATTGATTTGAAATCGAGTGAGTACTATCAACAGGAACGCTTGATCAGTAAAGAAAAAATAATGAAACTTAAACCCTTATTGAGTTTTTCTGAACTAGAAATTTACAGCGAATAA
- a CDS encoding GntR family transcriptional regulator, with protein sequence MDQTNKTRYAEIADDVTEKIYQGIYRPGDSLPRENELADEYGVHRLTVRHAFQILQEKGVVYRDPSGKCIVKKNKLCYSLNGKTGFSDNLSNIGYIPYRKLLSNEVVFPSPIIANLLKIPEQKKIVEIVFLRGGIPKQKDHKNQDIYPICLSKSYIIAEKFPGLFKLIDLGNSFYDLLKSHYKIEPQCQRNLIETDLASKEDIKLLKIDPGHPILITKNFVYDQNNQLFEYTESRFRGDFVSFDILFNQELIVNS encoded by the coding sequence ATGGATCAAACGAATAAAACTCGTTATGCAGAAATTGCCGATGATGTAACTGAAAAAATTTATCAAGGAATCTATAGACCAGGAGATTCCCTTCCGCGAGAAAATGAATTAGCTGATGAATATGGAGTCCATCGTCTCACGGTTCGCCATGCGTTCCAAATTTTACAAGAGAAAGGTGTTGTCTATCGTGATCCATCGGGAAAGTGTATTGTGAAGAAAAATAAACTATGTTATTCTTTAAACGGTAAAACAGGTTTTAGTGATAACCTGAGTAACATTGGTTATATTCCTTATCGAAAATTGTTAAGCAATGAAGTAGTCTTCCCTTCACCTATTATTGCTAATTTGCTGAAGATACCTGAACAAAAAAAGATTGTTGAGATTGTTTTTTTACGGGGGGGAATTCCTAAACAAAAGGATCACAAAAATCAAGATATCTATCCGATTTGTTTAAGCAAAAGTTATATTATTGCTGAAAAATTTCCAGGGTTATTTAAGCTGATTGACTTAGGTAATTCTTTTTATGATTTACTAAAAAGTCACTATAAAATTGAGCCTCAATGTCAAAGAAATTTAATTGAAACCGATCTCGCTTCCAAAGAAGATATCAAGTTATTAAAAATTGATCCGGGTCATCCTATACTAATTACTAAAAACTTTGTTTATGACCAAAATAATCAGTTATTTGAATATACAGAGAGTCGTTTTAGAGGAGATTTTGTTAGCTTTGACATTTTATTTAATCAAGAGTTAATCGTTAACAGCTAA
- the phnL gene encoding phosphonate C-P lyase system protein PhnL produces MSQKTILKIKNLSKNFFLHEQEQSIPSAQNISLEMSPYQLTALTGASGVGKSSILKCIYGTYLPSSGSILYKTQKNQWIDLAQADPQTILELRRKEISFVTQFLHCLPRQSTIDVVAQPLFDLGINRENAREKAKELLTQIELPKRLWSISPVTFSGGEKQRVNLARAMMINPRLLLLDEPTASLDQHSIEKVIKMINHLKQMGTGILAIFHDSYLIQRLADVEIKIISLPNSHKSELKTVNPH; encoded by the coding sequence ATGTCTCAAAAAACCATTCTAAAAATTAAAAATTTAAGTAAAAATTTCTTTTTACACGAACAAGAACAATCTATTCCCTCTGCTCAAAATATTTCTTTAGAAATGAGTCCTTATCAATTAACAGCTTTAACAGGAGCTTCAGGAGTAGGCAAATCGAGTATCCTTAAATGTATCTATGGAACTTACTTACCCAGTTCTGGGTCAATTCTTTATAAAACCCAGAAAAATCAATGGATTGATTTAGCGCAAGCTGATCCGCAAACTATCCTAGAATTGCGTCGGAAGGAGATCAGTTTTGTTACTCAATTCCTACATTGTTTGCCGAGACAATCAACAATTGATGTCGTAGCTCAACCTTTGTTTGATCTAGGAATCAATCGAGAAAATGCTCGTGAAAAAGCTAAAGAATTGCTAACTCAAATTGAGCTACCAAAAAGATTATGGTCTATCTCACCCGTTACTTTTTCTGGAGGGGAAAAACAAAGGGTCAATTTAGCGCGTGCAATGATGATTAATCCCCGTCTTTTGTTATTAGATGAACCCACAGCAAGTTTAGATCAACACTCTATCGAAAAAGTCATTAAAATGATTAATCACCTTAAACAAATGGGGACAGGAATCTTAGCCATTTTTCATGATTCCTATCTGATTCAAAGATTAGCCGACGTTGAGATTAAAATTATTTCTCTTCCTAATTCTCACAAGTCGGAGTTAAAGACTGTTAATCCTCACTAG
- a CDS encoding ATP-binding cassette domain-containing protein, protein MNKILEVRNLTKIYGSSCPLCSALTGANANTNKCSNCGSLVANYQLSFDLYQGEILGIIGESGSGKSTLVKLLYFDQIPTAGKAKFWDNEQEYDLFSLNAFQQRWLQNNRLGIVYQNPHLGLNFRVSAGGNIAERLLMSGWLNYQEIRDRSSQLLSRTEFLIERMDEYPSKFSGGMQQRVQIARALANEPPLLLLDEVTTGLDLSVQAKILDLILELQQQLKISMIVVTHDLGVIRLLASRTLVMKYGQIVESGLTDQILEDPQHYYTQQLVSSAL, encoded by the coding sequence ATGAATAAAATACTAGAAGTGAGAAACTTAACGAAAATTTATGGTTCAAGTTGTCCCCTGTGCTCAGCACTAACGGGAGCAAATGCCAATACTAACAAATGCAGTAATTGTGGAAGTCTTGTCGCTAATTATCAGCTTTCTTTTGACCTTTATCAAGGAGAAATTCTCGGTATTATTGGAGAGTCAGGGAGTGGGAAATCGACTTTAGTCAAGTTATTATATTTTGATCAAATCCCGACCGCAGGAAAAGCTAAATTTTGGGATAATGAGCAAGAGTATGACTTGTTTAGCTTAAACGCTTTTCAACAAAGATGGTTACAAAATAATCGTTTAGGAATTGTCTACCAAAATCCCCATTTGGGACTAAATTTTAGAGTTTCTGCGGGAGGAAACATTGCAGAACGGTTATTAATGAGTGGTTGGTTAAACTATCAAGAAATTCGCGATCGCTCCTCTCAATTACTCAGTCGGACAGAATTTTTAATAGAGCGCATGGACGAATATCCTAGCAAATTTTCTGGAGGGATGCAACAACGAGTCCAAATTGCTCGTGCTTTAGCCAATGAACCTCCGTTATTATTATTAGATGAAGTGACCACTGGACTAGATTTATCAGTCCAAGCTAAAATCCTTGATTTAATTCTTGAACTTCAGCAACAATTAAAAATTTCAATGATTGTTGTCACCCATGATTTAGGAGTTATTCGCCTTCTAGCTTCCCGTACTTTAGTAATGAAATACGGTCAAATTGTCGAATCAGGATTAACGGATCAAATTCTCGAAGATCCGCAACATTATTACACTCAACAGTTAGTTTCTTCTGCTCTATAA
- a CDS encoding alpha-D-ribose 1-methylphosphonate 5-phosphate C-P-lyase PhnJ — translation MMDNKHSYSFGFLDEYAKKEIRRSLLKAVAIPGYQVPYASREMPIARGFGTGGLQITLSIIGENDILKVIDQGSDESVNAVNIRQFIAKTCPGVTLTKNTQEATIIQTRHRIPEIPLKLGQILVLQVPYPDPLIVVESKEEKRKKMHSEGDYARLWVKLYEDIVQFSEITISHRYPTRINGFYVIDPSPIPRFDIPKLNHSHALYLFGAGREKKLYAIPPYTNTEPLSFSDIPFRIEDFLDETGERRGCIRCGSKTSFLDEIINNNGDKIYQCSDTYYCSHQLNLKGHE, via the coding sequence ATGATGGATAATAAACATAGTTATTCTTTTGGATTTCTCGATGAATATGCCAAAAAAGAAATTAGAAGAAGTTTGCTTAAAGCAGTGGCTATTCCGGGGTATCAAGTCCCCTATGCGTCTCGTGAAATGCCGATTGCTAGAGGATTTGGTACTGGAGGACTACAAATTACTTTATCAATTATTGGAGAAAATGATATCTTAAAAGTTATCGATCAAGGCAGTGATGAATCCGTTAATGCTGTTAATATTCGCCAGTTTATTGCTAAAACTTGTCCTGGGGTTACACTGACTAAAAATACGCAAGAAGCAACCATCATTCAAACTCGCCATCGTATTCCTGAAATTCCCCTCAAGTTAGGACAAATTTTGGTTCTTCAAGTTCCCTATCCTGATCCCTTAATTGTGGTAGAATCAAAAGAAGAAAAACGTAAAAAAATGCACAGTGAAGGAGATTATGCCAGATTGTGGGTTAAACTTTATGAAGATATAGTCCAATTTTCAGAAATTACTATTTCTCACCGTTATCCGACTCGAATTAATGGATTTTATGTCATTGATCCGTCCCCTATTCCCCGGTTTGATATTCCGAAATTAAACCATTCCCACGCATTATATTTATTTGGTGCTGGAAGAGAAAAGAAACTTTATGCAATTCCTCCCTATACCAACACAGAACCCCTATCGTTTAGTGATATTCCCTTTCGGATAGAAGATTTTCTTGATGAAACAGGAGAACGTCGTGGTTGTATTCGTTGCGGTTCAAAAACCAGTTTTCTCGATGAAATAATTAATAACAATGGGGATAAAATTTATCAATGTTCTGATACTTATTACTGTAGCCATCAATTAAACTTAAAGGGTCATGAATAA